A window of Persephonella sp. genomic DNA:
AAACCCCACAAGAAGAAAATGGAATAGAACAGGATTTAGCTGATATACACCCGTTTAGTCAGGTTAAACCCAGGAAAAGAAAAAAATATATTGCTCTAATCGCACTTGGGATTTCTACACTAATTGTTTATGCTACTGTGGCTTATTTTCTACTTAAAGAAAATTCTGAGAAAAACACTGGAGAAAATTTACATCAGCAAGAGATAGCTAAAAAAGAAATACCTCCGGAAAAATCTGTTAAAGTAGAAACAAATATAAAAACAGAAAACAAGCCTGAAGCCCTTGAAAAACCTAAAATAACATTTGTCCCAAAAGCTATAGATTTTAAAATAAATGTTTCAACTATTCATAAGGAAATATCCCTTGGATTAAAACGTATCTCCGTTCCAAAGCTCTCATACAGGAAGCAAAAGCCAGCGTCAAAGTATAAAAGATTACTACAAGAAGCCAAAACAGCTGAACTTAATAAAAATTATGATGAGGCGATCAGGCTATATAAAAAAATCTGGAGCATATCCAAAAAAAATCCAGAAGTTTTATACAGAATTGCCTTGAACTACTTTAAAACCGGTAAATTTTCAGTAGCCCAAAGATATTTAGACCAGTATCTAAAAATAAATAAAGACGATATTCAGGCCGTTATTCTAAGTGCAAAAATTAGCGAGAAACAGGGTGATATGAAAAAAG
This region includes:
- a CDS encoding tetratricopeptide repeat protein; translation: MSKIGKFLSKTPQEENGIEQDLADIHPFSQVKPRKRKKYIALIALGISTLIVYATVAYFLLKENSEKNTGENLHQQEIAKKEIPPEKSVKVETNIKTENKPEALEKPKITFVPKAIDFKINVSTIHKEISLGLKRISVPKLSYRKQKPASKYKRLLQEAKTAELNKNYDEAIRLYKKIWSISKKNPEVLYRIALNYFKTGKFSVAQRYLDQYLKINKDDIQAVILSAKISEKQGDMKKAQAILEEAYFLHPENKDILENLGKLYEKQNELLVAKDIYKTLADLGYIEGKLGLARIYEKLNDKASAMQIYQEIYEDPNTPEDIRQKVETKIISLQ